The following DNA comes from Centropristis striata isolate RG_2023a ecotype Rhode Island chromosome 3, C.striata_1.0, whole genome shotgun sequence.
CGGTCGGAAGCCAAAAccgacaaaaacagaaaaacattgatttaagacgttttttaagaaaataaatacatttttacttaatctgttttaaatatgtatcCCTGTTGATCTGTCTGACCATGAAATATCCATGCCAGTGAAGTTTCAGGGCCTGCTAGTGGCAACCGTGTTTACCCTTATTTATAGTCCACGGTTTACCGTAAATATTGTAACAACAGGTGTCTTTTgtaattcccgttaattccccCTTTTGTGATCCTATTAATTATTGTCCGTACAGTAACAATCCATGATGAAATCCTACAGTAACCGTACAGTGGTGGCGAGTATAAgccgaaatagctcagttgggagagcgttagactgaagatctaaaggtccctggttcgATCCCGGGTTTCGGCAGTCGCAGGTGTGCCTTTTAGAGAGTTGTGGTTAGTGACCAAGCCTCCTGATTGGCTGATACTTCGCTGCAGGTTTTTATCGgcagtaagaaaaaaacacatccgGAAGTCAGATGTAGCGATAAATGAAtgcttattttaacaaaaactaTCTGTCAATTAGTTTCAGCCAATCGACAGCGTGATTTTAAGGCTTTAGTGGAGGATCCGACATTTATTTGCTATCCTCTGCTGCACACAGACCCACATATCACTGAGATGCcacaacaaaatgttgtttgCTGGAGGgtatatttgcattttacttGCAGCAAACTATGAATCTGTGGATTTGACATATAGCTGACTGTGCTGTGTAAATTAAAGATGAATCAAAAATGTCAGTATTTCTGAAAATACTGAACCCAATCTAGATACAGCTGAAGCAAATGAAGTTGCATAACTGAATCGACTGTAATGCTAGAACACTGGATTAAAAAGTCTGCCAAATATATTGATTGTAACTGAGGATTCAGTTCAATATAAACCATAATAATGAAAGAACAAAGCAAACACTGAATTACCtacataaaataagaaaaagcagTCATCTCTGTGCTAtatggaaacaaacaaaatcatcaacaacaaaaaaacaaagtcatcATCACTTAACACAACATGATGACTATATTTAAATACCTAGATGGTATAGCAAGCTGACCAAGAGAGGACATTAAAGTTGTTGATTCTTTAAAGTCTTAAAATCATTATTACACCCAAAAGTCGAGCCACAGACACTTTTCACTTGCTGTGAAGATGGGACAAAGAGAATGTCAGGGATACTGTCTCTAATGAAAAACAATTTCTGACCCAAAGTTTATTGTATCAGTATGAAATTGTGAGCTGTATTGACCATGTACTGAAAGCTGCACGATCATGCATATAATCTGTTAGATAAATGTCATTAACTCTTAATGATAGCTTCTGAGAAAactgtgattaaaatgtgtgaaatttgTGTAATAGTAAATTacatttcgtcacactgttaaaataatcgcctaagtcattttttgtcaaaattgtttgttttgcctaaatcatctcctcttgacgccggccacctatggtaaaatcgcttacatcctcagttgatcagatcatgtgattttacccctttaagatcatcacttctttgacaatttgccatattcataggcatcagataagaatcCAGCAAaaaagagctagagggagattgtttagttatcagtttagtttatcagtgtttttttttgttgacactaatattggtcaCACTTTACGCTAagatgtctacataagagtgacatgatcgtgtcataaacatgacatgggatgtgtcatgaacattaatgacattttgaagtaacattaatgctcatgatacttgtcatgtcatatttctgacaggcttgcgtgactcttatgtagacaccttcaaaataaagtgttaccatatcttgcttaagtcacaaaggcatgttaaaaaaatttaactaagtcatttatttcttttaagttacataatttacacacagtgttattactatgccaatagccatcttTTGTTACaccctttttgagtgaaatgatcaataaatgtcatatgttacatcTTTGTTGAAGTTTGTTGTTtctttcctgcaaaacttgaaaaaaatagttaggcaattattttaacagggtgacgatttgtGTTAAAGTTAAcaatatttgtgttattgtgacatCTCAGGTTTCTTAGGAGCAAGGCGTGTCCAGCGCGTGACGTCAGCCCTCACCGAGAGAGCTTGTTTTGGAGGAAGTGAGCAGAGCTCGGCTAGCAGCTAGCGCGTTAGCTTGACGGGTACAGAGCGAAACAGACCATTGTACCAAGTTGGTTCTATCACACGAAGGGAGATATACATCTGCAGTGGCAGTATTGATTTTGACAAGTAGAGTTAGGTGCGAGGCTAGCTGTTTGAGATTATTTCGCTGTCGACGCTCGGAACGTGTTGTTTTCTTTCGGCAGACGTTTATAGGagctgttagcctgctagctagCCTGCGCGTTAGCTAACGCTTCCAACCGAGGCAGAAGAAAAGTCCACTTTTGAGATTTTTTACCGCAGGATCGTCGCCCAGGTTGGTTTATGGTGACTTTAGTTCTCGATTTTACTAAAGATATATTAACGATAAAGCTGTCGTCAACCATGTTTCACATTTGATAATAATCCTTTCTCAAGGTTAGCTTAAATTAAGAAGTGTCACTGAAATGGTAATTGTTAGTTGACACGATATGTAAAACGCCCAGCTTTCGTAGTTTTGACAAGACATTGGaattaatgataatataatatagtagCCTATGTTTAATCGTTTTCTTGCATTTGCTTACGTAGCTTTTACGCGTTTGATCTCCATAAGCAATGTTTATTCTTCCCTGCTAACCCTTTGCAAGTGTGTTTGATGTCTCTATGGTTGTTTGGTCAAATGTTGAAACAGGACTGTCTGCTTCGCATTATAAAGTGGGAATATTTACAACCAGATAAATCGACAGATTGGTCATAACTTTGACTTAaaccggtgtgtgtgtgttgtattcaACTAAAGCATTTGCTGTGCTAATCATGCTTGCCAAGTCATGGTTCCGTTAGTCCTGTGTTTTAAAACCATGTGATCAGTCCCTGACACAGTGTCATGGGGTGCAGATTATGAGCGCCGCACCGATAGCGCTATGCTAGTTTTGCCTCATAATAGCACTGATTCAATCCGTGGCTTTTATTCTTTTAAGTGGGTGTAAACATTATGTGATCTATAGAGAAAACCTTTGACAGATGTTTTAATTCAATAATGCTTTCTCCAAGGTCTAACCTGAATGGAATGATGACTTAACGCCCATCGGTAATAGAGTTTGGACTTTGGTCATTACAGCTGTATGAGGTGGTTTATTATTACACAGCACACTTGCTTAGAGTGACAAAACACTTGGTGATGCCTTGAGCAGCCGCAAAAATGAGCATGTAATAAGTCAGCCCCGGATTTTAGCACAAATATATACTTCTGATGATCatgtattaataaaaacatggttGCAATTGCAAATATTTGCATCAATTAATAAAACGCTTTTTAGCACAATATTCTCTGAAAACAGTTTGTACATGATGATTGAAATAGGTAGTCATCATCGTGCAACACAGTACAGACATGTAATGATTACTACAAGTCATTGTTccagaagaatatttttttaataactgggcatttattacattttttttcaatgtattgTAGCGTTTGGCTTTTTCAAGCTATAAGAATTGTATCTTTGGAATGAAACAATGTAATTTTTTCCCTATTCAATGtttgtcaaaatataaatatcacaAAATCAATGCTTTACAGTATAACAATTACAACCAGCTGTGATGCTTAAAATAGCAGATGTCATCTACACTCAGCAGCCCCAGCActgcattgtttaaaaaaaaaaaagttgagcgAGTTGTTTGTTTCATGAATTGTATTTTGAGCCTCTTGGTACAATGCTGTACAGTGTATTGTTTTACtccttttactgtatttttctttgtttgtgaaGTTAATGAAACCCTACTATTGGAGACGCAGCACTTGATTTCATTCCTAGAACAGGCCCATTCTTTGGAGTGTATTTCGAGATGATTATCATCTTTCGGTGAAACCTGTTGGTCCATGTCAAAAGGGTCATCACTCTGGCATGGCTGTATCCATCTCGTATGAGCTGCATTGTTCTGCTCCTCTTAGGAGTTTTCTTTTCCCATCTaatcttcttttctctctccacagCTGTGGCACAATGACATCAAGGAAGAAAGTACTACTCAAAGTCATCATCCTCGGAGACTCTGGGTGAGTGATGTTGTGCCTCAAAGCTAAAAGGATAGAACATCCATGAGCAGAGATGACTGATGACTTATTGTGTAGGAATCTCTTAATCAGgtgtatataataatacactCACAAATTCAGTGACCAAGGAATGTTCTCTGTGCGTTAGTGATTAATTAATCacagtgactttttttctcttgtttctgCCCATCATATTCTCACAATGTTGTTCTGtgatcttttttctcttctagaGTTGGGAAGACCTCATTGATGAACCAGTATGTGAATAAGAAGTTCAGCaaccagtacaaagccacaatAGGTGCTGATTTCCTGACGAAAGAAGTCATGGTGGATGACAGACTTGTCACAATGCAGGTACTGATGAAATGCTACACTGGTTTATCTGTCATTGAATGCAATTATCATACCTAAAACAATCCCGGaatgcaataaaatgttttgatatttaaaaaaaaaatgctaattctTTACACCCACACTAAAAATGCACTGCCAATGGCTTTAATGGTCTGCTAATGTATCACTTTATCAGtggcaaacacaaacaccaacAAAGTCCCTTCATTTTCTTCAAAGTTTTTTGTACAGTACCACACATAACTTCAGACTTCAGCTATCAAATGAACGGTGGGAGGTAATTAGAAGGATCTGGTTAATGTGAACCACATAAACACTGCATTCAAAGTATTACCTTAATCTCTTTACTTGGGGTAATCACATTATTTAGTGCATGTAAACACTCTGTGTCTTCTCTATTCTGTATCTCAGATTTGGGACACAGCAGGTCAGGAGAGGTTCCAGTCCTTAGGCGTAGCGTTCTACCGTGGGGCTGACTGCTGCGTCCTGGTGTTTGACGTGACAGCGCCCAACACCTTCAAGACTCTAGACAGCTGGAGAGACGAGTTCTTGATCCAGGCCAGCCCTCGAGACCCTGAGAATTTTCCCTTTGTGGTACTGGGCAACAAGATCGACTTGGAGAACAGACAGGTGGGTCCAAATGGTCATATTTATGTTTGCCAGGGCTGTCGTTAGGGTTGTCCTTTTTTCCAAAGAAATGtatggaaatgtatttttgagGCTTTAAA
Coding sequences within:
- the LOC131968260 gene encoding ras-related protein rab7, with product MTSRKKVLLKVIILGDSGVGKTSLMNQYVNKKFSNQYKATIGADFLTKEVMVDDRLVTMQIWDTAGQERFQSLGVAFYRGADCCVLVFDVTAPNTFKTLDSWRDEFLIQASPRDPENFPFVVLGNKIDLENRQVTTKRAQAWCQSKNNIPYFETSAKEAINVEQAFQTIARNALKQETEVELYNEFPEPIKLDRNERAKPSAETCSC